A genomic region of Dermacentor andersoni chromosome 9, qqDerAnde1_hic_scaffold, whole genome shotgun sequence contains the following coding sequences:
- the LOC126528530 gene encoding uncharacterized protein codes for MAHTTHLSTSQVCKNFPLYGKKSDDPFLLLLQCQQVLCEIVADCFSMAFLLLCSGDVETNPGPTTRTEALLELQNLPSNPSEQTEVLFRLLKDLQARSVQSAKGQAELVNDVKAIKVGQKNIETKMECIQKRLDNLEEKTNVLDHLHDEMTGIHASAQAQTTRLDSLLMRVDELEDRSRRNNLIFHGIRDSRESWEQSESRIREALTGVIGSLPDTAIERAHRISHYTPNKRRSIVVKFTNAKIKDKVLSMRAQLKEKGISTCEDFSPATRHVRKKLIEYAKSQPQPCPFQLRYTKLIMNKKEFVYDPATDTVNEHAPYEPRDNGGHANSQHVPS; via the coding sequence GTGACGACCCATTTTTGCTATTGCTTCAGTGCCAACAAGTGCTCTGTGAAATTGTCGCAGATTGTTTCTCTATGGCGTTCCTGTTATTGTGCTCAGGTGACGTGGAAACTAATCCAGGTCCTACTACGCGTACTGAGGCATTACTCGAGCTGCAGAATTTGCCATCAAATCCTTCTGAGCAGACGGAAGTTCTTTTCCGGCTGTTAAAAGACCTTCAGGCTCGTTCTGTACAATCTGCTAAGGGTCAGGCCGAGTTGGTTAACGACGTCAAGGCTATTAAGGTTGGTCAAAAGAACATCGAGACCAAAATGGAATGTATCCAGAAAAGATTAgacaaccttgaagaaaaaacaaatgtTCTAGACCATCTCCATGATGAAATGACTGGCATTCACGCGTCTGCTCAAGCCCAAACAACTCGGCTTGACTCTTTACTGATGCGCGTTGACGAACTTGAGGACAGATCGCGACGTAACAACCTCATATTTCATGGCATCCGTGACTCTCGGGAATCGTGGGAACAGTCCGAATCACGCATAAGAGAAGCACTAACCGGCGTAATCGGCAGCCTGCCTGACACGGCAATCGAACGTGCTCATCGCATTAGTCACTACACGCCTAATAAGCGTCGCTCAATTGTAGTTAAATTCACCAACGCGAAAATAAAAGACAAAGTACTTTCTATGCGCGCGCAGCTGAAAGAAAAGGGTATTTCTACCTGCGAAGATTTTTCGCCCGCCACCCGTCACGTCCGTAAAAAACTAATTGAGTACGCTAAAAGCCAGCCCCAACCATGCCCTTTCCAGTTAAGGTACACCAAACTAATAATGAATAAAAAAGAGTTCGTCTATGACCCGGCAACAGACACCGTCAACGAGCATGCGCCATATGAACCACGAGATAACGGCGGGCATGCAAATTCCCAGCACGTGCCCAGTTAG